A window of Pedobacter lusitanus contains these coding sequences:
- a CDS encoding SDR family NAD(P)-dependent oxidoreductase — translation MDLNLKGKRAFISGSTQGIGFAIAQQLLAEAVEVIINGRDQVKLNNSLAVLRREFPDAIVSGIAADFSDREQVTGLLDQLDEIDILINNVGIFELKDFTALTDEDWYRIFEINVMSSVSLSRKLLPQMLKNNWGRVIFISSESGINIPGNMIHYGMTKSAMMAVSNGLSKLTKGTEVTVNTILGGPTYSDGVANTVEYLANVQNLSVEQMKMGILQQTNPHSLIGRFINPAEIANLAIYLSSPLSLATNGASIRADGGVLKTV, via the coding sequence ATGGACTTAAATTTAAAAGGAAAAAGAGCATTTATAAGCGGCTCTACTCAGGGAATCGGATTTGCCATAGCACAGCAATTGTTAGCTGAGGCTGTTGAAGTTATCATAAACGGGCGCGATCAGGTAAAGTTGAACAATTCGCTGGCAGTACTAAGAAGAGAGTTTCCGGATGCCATTGTCTCAGGAATAGCTGCTGATTTTTCAGATAGGGAACAAGTAACAGGACTACTGGATCAGTTGGATGAGATAGACATCCTGATCAATAATGTCGGTATATTTGAGCTCAAGGATTTTACAGCGCTTACAGATGAAGACTGGTACAGGATTTTCGAGATCAATGTAATGAGCAGTGTTAGTCTGTCGAGGAAATTACTTCCACAGATGTTGAAAAATAATTGGGGAAGAGTTATTTTTATCAGTAGTGAATCGGGCATTAATATCCCCGGGAATATGATCCATTATGGAATGACAAAATCAGCAATGATGGCAGTTAGTAATGGATTATCAAAATTAACCAAGGGGACAGAGGTGACTGTAAACACTATTTTAGGCGGCCCTACTTATTCAGATGGGGTTGCTAATACTGTTGAGTATCTTGCAAATGTTCAAAACTTAAGTGTTGAGCAGATGAAGATGGGAATTTTGCAACAGACAAATCCTCATTCACTAATAGGACGTTTTATCAATCCGGCTGAGATCGCTAACTTAGCAATATATCTTTCAAGTCCACTTTCTTTAGCTACAAATGGAGCTAGTATAAGAGCAGATGGCGGTGTTTTAAAAACAGTGTGA
- a CDS encoding erythromycin esterase family protein, with protein MKNKYLNNYRKVLILIFMLFSYSASGQDSINWINKNAQELNSDLPLNISDLDFLKTELANKTIIGLGEASHGTHEFYILKAQVISYLVSKVDFNLIAFEVPQSIMAPINSYLQTGEGNLKELMKDLALYSTEEIYNSLLWLRQYNISKPNNKVILIGLDHEDYWSNPITRDKFMAENLIKSSDSERKKAIVWTHNAHLQKDSVSLSMGSYLKRQLGDQFYAIGFDTYQGTVNVLKDGKFETHIFKAEENSFSHMLAQTKYSSFFLPFHKGNPFNGVTGFITNIYSDWREPKPLSIKIGVDFDSILFIRNTTHSIKLPID; from the coding sequence ATGAAAAATAAATACTTAAACAATTACCGAAAGGTACTAATATTAATTTTTATGTTGTTTTCTTATTCGGCCTCAGGCCAGGATTCAATTAACTGGATTAATAAGAATGCACAAGAATTGAATTCAGATCTCCCCTTGAATATTAGTGACCTGGATTTTTTAAAAACTGAATTGGCTAATAAAACTATAATTGGGCTCGGGGAGGCTTCTCATGGCACTCACGAATTTTATATCCTGAAAGCACAGGTAATAAGTTATTTAGTGAGTAAGGTAGATTTTAATCTAATCGCGTTTGAAGTTCCACAATCTATCATGGCGCCAATTAACTCATATTTGCAGACTGGAGAAGGCAACTTAAAAGAGCTTATGAAAGATTTGGCTCTATATTCTACCGAGGAGATTTACAATTCTCTCTTATGGCTAAGGCAATACAATATAAGTAAACCGAATAATAAAGTGATATTGATTGGACTTGACCATGAAGATTATTGGAGCAATCCGATTACCCGTGATAAATTTATGGCAGAAAATCTCATCAAATCTTCGGATTCCGAAAGGAAAAAAGCAATAGTGTGGACACATAATGCACACCTTCAAAAGGATTCAGTTTCGCTTTCGATGGGCTCGTACTTAAAACGACAACTCGGTGATCAGTTCTATGCAATAGGTTTTGATACTTATCAGGGCACGGTTAATGTTTTAAAAGATGGCAAATTTGAAACTCATATTTTTAAAGCAGAAGAAAACAGTTTTTCCCACATGTTAGCTCAAACGAAATACAGTTCATTCTTTCTTCCGTTTCATAAGGGTAATCCATTTAATGGAGTGACGGGCTTCATTACTAATATTTATTCTGACTGGAGAGAACCAAAACCCCTGTCAATTAAAATCGGTGTGGACTTTGATAGCATTCTTTTTATAAGAAATACAACTCATTCTATAAAATTACCTATTGATTAA
- a CDS encoding TetR/AcrR family transcriptional regulator: MKGRPTLFENKELVSKAQSVFWEKGYTATSLSDLLEVTGIGSGSFYNSFKGGKREIFKATILQRREEFNNFRKELEISGAPLELIKDFFRSIAKSSREENLRGCIVANTVVEMTFVDEELEAEAVHILKDVEKMFTDVFEKEKLKGNLRNPLSGQVLGRYLVTFWCGLNTLRRIYPDQKVLSEQIEMQLDILR, encoded by the coding sequence ATGAAGGGAAGACCAACACTATTTGAGAACAAAGAGCTTGTTAGTAAGGCTCAGAGTGTATTCTGGGAAAAGGGATATACTGCAACATCCCTAAGCGATCTGCTAGAGGTTACCGGAATAGGTTCCGGTAGTTTTTATAATAGTTTCAAGGGTGGTAAAAGAGAAATTTTTAAAGCAACAATCTTACAACGTAGGGAAGAATTTAATAATTTCAGAAAGGAATTGGAAATAAGCGGAGCGCCATTGGAGTTGATTAAAGATTTTTTCAGGAGCATTGCGAAATCTTCCAGGGAGGAAAACCTTAGAGGCTGTATCGTAGCTAATACGGTTGTTGAAATGACTTTTGTGGATGAAGAATTGGAAGCAGAGGCGGTCCATATCCTAAAAGATGTTGAAAAGATGTTCACTGATGTTTTTGAAAAGGAGAAGCTTAAAGGTAATCTTAGAAATCCCTTATCCGGGCAAGTGTTGGGAAGATATTTGGTAACCTTCTGGTGTGGTTTGAATACACTTAGAAGAATTTACCCTGACCAAAAGGTACTTAGTGAGCAAATAGAAATGCAGCTGGACATACTTCGTTAA
- a CDS encoding penicillin-binding transpeptidase domain-containing protein, translating to MTESGGLRISPIQQIEFLKRLDDGKLPFSKSSMSILKDVMIVDNKSNYVIRAKTGSGKQDGKYIGWYVSYVTTKDNVFYFSDCIQSTEKNPDFNNAHIEIANTILDEIGVLK from the coding sequence CTGACTGAGTCGGGTGGACTTAGGATATCACCAATTCAGCAAATCGAGTTTTTAAAAAGGTTGGATGATGGTAAACTCCCTTTCTCTAAATCATCTATGTCCATTTTAAAAGATGTTATGATAGTTGATAATAAATCAAACTATGTTATACGGGCTAAAACTGGTTCCGGCAAACAAGATGGTAAATATATAGGATGGTATGTCAGCTATGTGACTACTAAAGACAATGTTTTCTATTTTTCAGATTGTATACAATCAACAGAGAAAAATCCAGATTTTAACAATGCTCATATTGAAATAGCCAATACTATTCTTGATGAAATAGGTGTTTTAAAATAG